The sequence TGTTGGCCAGCGCTTCCGGCACATGGGCAAACAGGCTGCCCATTTCTTCCGCTGATTTCAGGTAAAACTGATCCGACGGAAACCGCATCCGATCCTCATCCGCCAGACGCCGACCGGTGCCGATACAGAGCAGACAGTCGTGTACACCATGATCCTCTTGTCTGAGGTAGTGCACATCGTTGGTGGCGATCAGCTGAATGCCAGTTTCCCGACTCAGCTCGATCAAAAACCGGTTCACTTTTTGCTGTTCCGGCATCCGATGGTCCTGCAGTTCGAGAAAAAAGTGCCCTTCTCCAAAGATCTCAAGATATTCTCTTGCCAACCGTCGAGCATCCGAGTACCGGTCTTGGAGAATGGCCTGCGGAATCTCCCCGGCCAGACAGGAGCTGGTGGCGATCAAACCCTCTGAGTGCTCCCGCAGAACGCGCTTGTCGATCCGGGGTTTGTAGTGAAACCCCTCCAAATGCGCAATCGTGGAAAGTTTCATCAAGTTGCGGTAGCCTTCATTGTTTTTGGCGATCAGCAACAAGTGATACATTCGGTGCTCTCGCGGGGACGGGCGTTCATGCAAATCGCCGTCAGTCAGATAACATTCACACCCGATGATCGGTTTGATTCCTGCAGACCGGCACGCTTCATAAAACGGCACCACCCCGTACATGGCACCATGGTCCGTGATGGCCAATGCCGGCATTCCGAGTCGTCGCGCTTCCTCGACCAGCGCATCGATCCTGGCGGCACCGTCCAACAAACTGTATTCAGTATGTACATGCAGATGCACGAACGAGGTATTCACTTGAACCACCCGCCGGTTTCCAACTTTCCCCCTCATTATAACGAATTCCCGTACAAGGACGAAACGTGTCGCCAATTGGCCGGGAGAACAATAGAATTGCTCCAGGTATAACGTTCCTGCTCGCTCCTTTGTTGGTCACGCTTCCCTTGTCCACATATTTTCCCGGGTTGATTCATAAAGTGGTGACAAAAGGACGGGAAAACCATGTACCAAAGGACGGGATCGACCGTGAGCCATTTCATCTCCACGACCGTACTTGATTTTTTCATCGCCTTGGGTGTCGTCCTTGGCGGGGTGCTGCTGGGGGGCATTGGTGCGGTCATGGGCGGAAAACCGCCTATGGACACGATGCTCAACTTGGCGGAGCAACTCAAAATCTGGGCGATGGTGGCCGCGATCGGGGGCACGTTTGACGCCATCCGCACATTTGAAGTCCATATTCTCGAAGGGAAATTGAACCAGGTGATTCAACAGATGGTGTTCATTTTCAGTGCGTTTATCGGCGCCCATGTTGGCACGGTCCTGATCCGCTGGCTCATCCAGGGGAACGGATGATGAGACACCACATAACCGGTCGATTCCGCCTCCATCCGCGCATCTGGGTCGTCTTCATCCTCGGCATCCTGATTGGTGCCACTGGCATGCTGGTCTATCTGGGGGAAAAATTGGACAGTTTTTACCTGGAACGAGATGCCATGTACTATGCCAACAACCAAAAGCAAAAGGAAATCTTACGTCTCAAAACCGAACTGGACCGGCTGACACACGAAGAATCGAAACGCAGGGAAGCCGCTGGCAAGATTCGCAAAATCCAGGTGGAAGTGTTGACACCGCAACGTTTCGGGCAAGAAACGATCAAAGCCGAAGTGGAGAAATTATTACAACCGTTCGTGGGTAAATCGATCGAATGGCTGGGGCGCAACCCGGATTTGTTGGACTCCGTCCTGCAGGGCAGAACGATCCGTTTGTCCGATCCCAAAGCAAGTGCGGTGCAACTCAGTGTCAAATATGTGACACTGGTGGATTCCGACCTGAAAGTCTGGATTGATGCGCGGGATGTTCCCACGGATGAATAATGGGTGTCATGGGGAGAGTACACCTGATCGTTTTGTCCACATCCTGTGGACGTTATTTTTTCTCCTCCAAAGTCAGATTACTTTGTTTCACTGTTTGGATAAACCTTTCAAGCGCGATCGCTGCTTGTGAGTTTTTGTGATAAACGAAAAAAACGGGGGAAATAGAAATGTTTTCGGGTAAGGAATGAACGGTGAATCGATGAAGATGGCCGTTGTGTTGCAAAAAGTGATGGGAAACGATCGAGATTCCTACCCCAGATTCGACATAGGACAAGATAGCTTCGAGCGAATCCAAAACCATGATCCTATTGGTGTGGTATCCTTGTTCATTCATCCAAGTTATCAACCTGTTTCTATATGAGCAACCCTCCTCAAAAACCAACAGATATTTTTTGCGAGCTTCTGATAAGCTGAGAGGTTCGTTTTTGGAAGAAATCATGACCAATTTTTCCTCAAAAATAGGCTTCTGTATCAAGTGCGGATGGTCAATCGCCGAACTTACAAATGCTCCATCCAACCGAAAATCCAAAACATACTCAATTAACCTCTTTGACGAGTTTATCATCAAACTCAAGTTCACATCAGGATACTCTTTGCAAAAACGAGAGATTGAACTCGGCAACCTCGTAACCGCTACGGATTCAATGGCTCCGATTTGAAGTGAGCCCATCAGTGTGTCGGTCTCCATAACCGCTTCTTTTGTCTCTTCAATTAAGTCAAAGATTCTTTCTGTATATTGCAGAAGAATTTTCCCCTTTGGTGTCAATGTCACGCCTTTGGCATGCCTGTAAAACAGTTGGGTTTTCAGCTGTCTTTCCAAGTGCTTGATTCGAGATGTAACGTTTGATTGTACATAATTCAGTTTTCTAGCTGCTTTCGAAATACTCCCTTCTTTGGCAGTGACATAAAAAATTTGGAGATCACTTATTTCCATAAAGACTCCCCTATAAGAAAAAGTGATACCTTAGTATCAATATTAAGAATTATCGATGTTCAATGAGGTGGTGGTAAGATTAGGATACAAAGACGTCTAACAAGGCGGTAATGTGAATATGAGCTCAATAGCATGGAAAAAAGGCTTAAAGTCCGGTATTCATACATCTTGGACTTTGGGAAAAGTCATATTTACAGTAACACTCTTGGTCAATATTCTTCAATATACCACGGTAATCAAAAATTTGTCCCAAGCATTAACACCCGCCATGAAATGGATCGGATTGCCTGGAGAAGCGACAATCCCCCTGATCCTTGGTAATTTGATTAACTTGTATGCAGGAATCGGGGCGATTTTATCAATTTCCCTAACGAAGAAAGAGGTGTTTATTTTAGCCGTCATGCTCAGTTTTTCTCATAATTTAGTTTTAGAGTCCGTCATCTGCAGAAAAATCGGGGTGAATCCCGTACTCATCTCCTTCTTTCGAATATTCACAGCCATTTTATTCGGATGGATTGTTCATATCAACTGGAATGGCAGTAATTCCCAGGCTCAATACGCCTTTATCAAGACGAAACCTGCAATTCCGAATGGATGGACCGAAATCTTTACACAAGGGCTAAAGGCAGCTACCTTCAACACTTTACAATTTTGCCTCATTGCCATTCCTTTGTTGGTAATGATTCGAGTATTACATGATATGAATTTGATTCATCGGTTTACCAGATGGACCAGTTTCTTTATTGAAACGCTTGGCATTGAAAAACGAACAAATCTTACAATCACCAGCGGACTATTGTTCGGACTCATGTTTGGTGCCGGAATGATGATTCAACAGGTAAAGGAGAGGGCATTCAAAAAGAGGGACCTTATAATCATGATGATTTTATTATCTCTCTGCCATGCAGTGGTCGAAGATACGATTGCCTTTATTCCCTTAAACACGTACCTTGTCCCCATGATCATCATTAGATTTGGAGGGGCTATGGTTATTTCCCTCGTCGTTGCCCGCATACTGCAGCCAAAACCACAATCAGAAGGGATACATAAGGAGGAAAGAATCGGTTAGACAACGGATCAAGTTCGTTCTATCACAGCTTTGGGATCTCCTCGAATCGTTTCTTTTCCATGGTGATAACTTGCCCTTTTGACCTGGAAGGGGTACTGAATGTTGGAAAATCATATAGTTTGGAGCGATAAAATCATTACGAGTAAATGATATTAGGAGCGTTATATCCAGAAAATAATTATAATAGATAAAAAAGCGCCATTTCTTATTCGTACGACAAAGGATGAAAAGGGATGACGGAAATGGAAGTGGATTTCGGCAAGACCTCCCAAGATTACGTAAATTACCGCGCGGGGTATCCGGAAGCGTTGTTTCTTCGCCTGAAAACCTATGGAATCGGTCAAGCTGGACAAACCATCCTGGATATCGGCACGGGCACGGGATACTTGGCCCGGCCCCTGGCCAAACAAGGAGCAAAAGTGACAGGAATGGATCCTTCCGCCCAAATGTTAGCCGCGGCTGCACAATTGGACCGGGAACAGAATATCACCATCAGTTATGTTCAGGGGAGAGCGGAAAATCTACCTTTTCCGGCCCATTTCTTTCATGTCGTGACAGCAGGTCAGTGCTGGCATTGGTTTGATAGGGATCAGGCCGCTCGGGAAGTGTACCGAGTACTTCAACCCGAAGGAAAAGTTGCCATCGTTCATTTCGACTGGCTACCGCTTCCGGGAAACGTCGTTTCCGTCACCGAACAGTTGATTCTACGTTATAACCCCAAATGGAAAGGCGGCGGTGGGACGGGTATTTACCCCCAATGGTTGACAGACCTGTCGAAATCCGGATTTCAAGATATAGAATCGTTTTCGTTCGATGTAAACGTGCGTTACACACATGAAAGTTGGAGAGGGAGAATCCGTGCCAGCGCCGGAGTGGGTGCCAGTTTGCCTCCCGAGCTAGTGGATGCCTTTGACGCTGAATTACAAAAAATATTAACGGCTTCCTACCCTGACCCGCTCATGATCCCTCATCGTGTGTTTGCCGTCATCGGGACCAAAAAAGTATGAGGAGCTAAGCTGATCTGACAATGCTGTGACCGGTTGACAAAACGTGTCGCAAATCTTTTCATTTTAGGGTA is a genomic window of Polycladomyces subterraneus containing:
- a CDS encoding YtrH family sporulation protein; this encodes MSHFISTTVLDFFIALGVVLGGVLLGGIGAVMGGKPPMDTMLNLAEQLKIWAMVAAIGGTFDAIRTFEVHILEGKLNQVIQQMVFIFSAFIGAHVGTVLIRWLIQGNG
- a CDS encoding LysR family transcriptional regulator produces the protein MEISDLQIFYVTAKEGSISKAARKLNYVQSNVTSRIKHLERQLKTQLFYRHAKGVTLTPKGKILLQYTERIFDLIEETKEAVMETDTLMGSLQIGAIESVAVTRLPSSISRFCKEYPDVNLSLMINSSKRLIEYVLDFRLDGAFVSSAIDHPHLIQKPIFEEKLVMISSKNEPLSLSEARKKYLLVFEEGCSYRNRLITWMNEQGYHTNRIMVLDSLEAILSYVESGVGISIVSHHFLQHNGHLHRFTVHSLPENISISPVFFVYHKNSQAAIALERFIQTVKQSNLTLEEKK
- a CDS encoding nucleoside recognition domain-containing protein — encoded protein: MSSIAWKKGLKSGIHTSWTLGKVIFTVTLLVNILQYTTVIKNLSQALTPAMKWIGLPGEATIPLILGNLINLYAGIGAILSISLTKKEVFILAVMLSFSHNLVLESVICRKIGVNPVLISFFRIFTAILFGWIVHINWNGSNSQAQYAFIKTKPAIPNGWTEIFTQGLKAATFNTLQFCLIAIPLLVMIRVLHDMNLIHRFTRWTSFFIETLGIEKRTNLTITSGLLFGLMFGAGMMIQQVKERAFKKRDLIIMMILLSLCHAVVEDTIAFIPLNTYLVPMIIIRFGGAMVISLVVARILQPKPQSEGIHKEERIG
- a CDS encoding class I SAM-dependent methyltransferase; this encodes MTEMEVDFGKTSQDYVNYRAGYPEALFLRLKTYGIGQAGQTILDIGTGTGYLARPLAKQGAKVTGMDPSAQMLAAAAQLDREQNITISYVQGRAENLPFPAHFFHVVTAGQCWHWFDRDQAAREVYRVLQPEGKVAIVHFDWLPLPGNVVSVTEQLILRYNPKWKGGGGTGIYPQWLTDLSKSGFQDIESFSFDVNVRYTHESWRGRIRASAGVGASLPPELVDAFDAELQKILTASYPDPLMIPHRVFAVIGTKKV